From a single Lolium rigidum isolate FL_2022 chromosome 7, APGP_CSIRO_Lrig_0.1, whole genome shotgun sequence genomic region:
- the LOC124675248 gene encoding hydrophobic protein LTI6A, producing MSDEGTANCIDIILAIILPPLGVFFKFACGIEFWICLLLTFFGYLPGIIYAVWVITR from the exons ATGTCGGACGAGGGCACGGCGaactgcatcgacatcatcctcgccATCATCCTGCCGCCGCTCGGCGTCTTCTTCAAGTTCGCCTGCGGG ATCGAGTTCTGGATCTGCTTGCTGCTCACCTTCTTCGGCTACCTCCCCGGCATCATCTATGCCGTCTGGGTCATCACCAGGTAG